The window CCGGGGATGGAGAGGTAGCGGGTCAGCTCGCTCTCCACGAAGTCCGCCGGGCGGCTGCTGTGCGCGCCGAAGAACTCCTGGGCCAGCTCCGGAGTCCAGTGCTCCCCCGGGTGGAAGGGCGAGTCCGCCGGAATCTCCAGCTCCAGATGCATACCGATGTCGACGATGACACGGGCCGCGCGCATCATCTGCGCGTCCAGGTAACCGAGCCGCTCCTCGGCGTCCTTGAGGTAGCCGAGTTCGTCCATGAGCCGCTCCGCGTACAGGGCCCAGCCCTCGCAGTTGGCGCTGACGCCGCCGATGGTCGCCTGGTAGCGGGAGAGGTTCTCGGCGACGTGGGCCCACTGGGCGAGCTGCAGGTGATGGCCGGGGACGCCCTCGTGGTACCAGGTCGACACCAGGTCGTACACCGGGAAACGGGTGAGTCCCATGGTCGGCAGCCACGTACGGCCCGGGCGTGAGAAGTCCTCCGACGGCGGCGTGTAGTACGGGGCCGCGGCGCTGCCCGGCGGGGCGATGCGGGACTCCACCTTCCGTACGCGATCGGCGAGTTCGAAGTGTGTGCCGTCCAGTTCCTCGATCGCCTGGTCCATGAGGCCCTGCAGCCACTCGCGGACCTCGTCGACGCCCTCGATGTGCCGGCCGTGCTCGTCCAGGTGGGCGAGCGCGACCCACGGGGTCCCGGCGGCGGGCAGGACCTTCTCGGCCTCCTTCTTCATCTCGTCGAGCAGCCGGTGGTACTCCGCCCAGCCGTACGCGTACGCCTCGTCCAGGTCGAGGTCCGTACCGTTGAAGTAGCGCGACCAGCGGGCGTACCGGTCGCGGCCCACCGTGTCGGGTGCGCCCTCGATCGCGGGCGCGTACACGTCGCGCATCCAGTCGCGCAGCGCGACGACGGCTGCGGTCGCGGCGCGGGCGGCCTCGTCGAGTTCCGCGCGCAGGGTCCCGGGACCCGCCGACGCGAAGTCCTCGAACCAGCCGCGGCCCGAGCCGTCCATGTCCGACCACTCCGTGAGCTGTTCGACGAAGGTCGCGGTGGGGCGCGGGCCCGCGTACAGCTTGCGCTCCAGGCCGAGGGAGAGGGACTCGCGGTAGCCGTCGAGAGCCGTCGGCACCGCGCGCAGCCGCTCGGCGATGGCAGCCCAGTCCTCGTCCGTGTCCGCCGGCGTCACGGTGAACACCTCGCGCACCGAATGGGCCGCCGTGTGCATGTTGCCGACGGCCCGCAGGCCCTCCTCGGCCTCGTGCACGCCGAGTTCGGCGGTGAGGCGCTCGCGCAGCAGGCGGCCGCAGCGGCGCTCGATGTCACTGTCCGCGCCGGGCTGCCGCTCCGCCTCGTCGAGCCGGGTCAGCGTCACCCTCGCCAGGTGCGCGAGTGCCTCCTGGCCGGCGGGCGAGGTGTCGGGCAGCCTGCTCGAACTCTCCTTCACGCCGAGGTACGTACCGGTGACCGGGTCGAGGGCGATGAGCTCGTCGACGTAGGTGTCGGCGACCTCTCGGGGCAGCGGGTTCTTCGTCTGTGACATGCGGCCATCCTCATACGGGGACGGGGGCCGCGTCAGCTTCGTTTACCGGGCCTTGTGCCGCGTCAGCCCGATTTGGCCGGGAGCGTGGCCCCCGGCGGATCGGGAGGCAGCAGGGGCCCGCAGTCCCACTGCTGGAAGATCAGCCGGGTTTCGACGCGGGCCACCTCGCGGTGCGCGGTGAACCCGTCCAGAACCAGCCGCTGCAGATCCGCCATGTCGGCGACCGCGACATGCACGAGATAGTCGTCGGGCCCGGTGAGGTGGAAGACGGTACGGGACTCCGGAAGCGTCCTGATCCGCTCCACGAACGGCCCGACCAACTCCCGCCGGTGCGGCCTGACCTGCACGGACAGCAGTGCCTCCAGCCCTCGCCCCAGCTTGGCCGGATCGAGCCGCAGCTGATGGCCCAGGATGACGCCCGAGCGGCGCAGCCGGGTGACCCGGTCCAGACAGGTCGAGGGCGCGACACCGATCTGTGCGGCCAGATCCCGGTACGTGGTCCGGGCGTCGTTCTGCAACAGGCGCAGAAGATGAAGATCCACCGGGTCCAGTGCGACAGATTCAGCCATGTGCCGAACGTAGCACGGCGGTTTCCCCATGCAGCCCGTTCGATGTTCAGGCTGCACTTCATGGACTTCGGCAGCACTGA of the Streptomyces aurantiacus genome contains:
- a CDS encoding DUF885 domain-containing protein, with translation MSQTKNPLPREVADTYVDELIALDPVTGTYLGVKESSSRLPDTSPAGQEALAHLARVTLTRLDEAERQPGADSDIERRCGRLLRERLTAELGVHEAEEGLRAVGNMHTAAHSVREVFTVTPADTDEDWAAIAERLRAVPTALDGYRESLSLGLERKLYAGPRPTATFVEQLTEWSDMDGSGRGWFEDFASAGPGTLRAELDEAARAATAAVVALRDWMRDVYAPAIEGAPDTVGRDRYARWSRYFNGTDLDLDEAYAYGWAEYHRLLDEMKKEAEKVLPAAGTPWVALAHLDEHGRHIEGVDEVREWLQGLMDQAIEELDGTHFELADRVRKVESRIAPPGSAAAPYYTPPSEDFSRPGRTWLPTMGLTRFPVYDLVSTWYHEGVPGHHLQLAQWAHVAENLSRYQATIGGVSANCEGWALYAERLMDELGYLKDAEERLGYLDAQMMRAARVIVDIGMHLELEIPADSPFHPGEHWTPELAQEFFGAHSSRPADFVESELTRYLSIPGQAIGYKLGERAWLLGRENARKRHGDAFDAKAWHMAALSQGSLGLDDLVDELSRL
- a CDS encoding Lrp/AsnC family transcriptional regulator yields the protein MAESVALDPVDLHLLRLLQNDARTTYRDLAAQIGVAPSTCLDRVTRLRRSGVILGHQLRLDPAKLGRGLEALLSVQVRPHRRELVGPFVERIRTLPESRTVFHLTGPDDYLVHVAVADMADLQRLVLDGFTAHREVARVETRLIFQQWDCGPLLPPDPPGATLPAKSG